In Mytilus edulis chromosome 4, xbMytEdul2.2, whole genome shotgun sequence, the following proteins share a genomic window:
- the LOC139519351 gene encoding uncharacterized protein isoform X2: protein MGSDSKEVFQRFMIIGILEIIFGSSLLICGIAGVVYGDGGYFGPPYFTGSFITGVFFLLKGMYFINLYKKGTSGSAALAQLLSCSTAIIMFGFMACIMGIVFSSMSGVYSSCDRSWFPDSDIACDSNIGKYKSVAIPILILVILCAVLNIYTLFYLCSNQSKFGVNFRMGRMTTQQMALNNQVIMMQNQVLMQQMAAQGQGGHIAGSAYPMGTNPGYPMGPAAGYPMGSAAGFTMGPTTGYQMGPTTGYQMGPTGYSMGPTAGYPMGPGLPPPEQQFPGPYPQPEASYPSGPTGLSSDVKIDLNQPPEQPSAPPPSYDSVTKQ from the exons ATGG GTTCAGATAGCAAGGAAGTATTTCAGAGGTTTATGATAATTGGTATTTTAGAAATAATATTTGGCAGTTCCTTACTGATTTGTGGAATAGCAGGTGTTGTATATGGAGATGGAGGATATTTTGGTCCTCCATATTTTACTGGATCATTTATTACAGGTGTCTTT tttctACTGAAAGGAATGTATTTCATTAACTTATACAAGAAAGGAACATCAGGTTCAGCGGCTCTAGCTCAATTG ttatctTGTAGTACAGCTATAATTATGTTTGGTTTCATGGCCTGTATTATGGGGATTGTCTTTTCATCTATGTCGGGAGTATATTCAAGTTGCGATAGAAGCTGGTTCCCAGATTCAGACATAGCATGTGATTCTAATATAGGAAAGTATAAAAGTGTTGCTATACCTATATTGATTCTTGTGATTCTTTGTGCAGTTTTGAACATTTATACACTATTTTATCTATGCTCAAATCAAAGTAAATTTGGTGTAAACTTTCGTATGGGTAGAATGACCACTCAACAAATGGCACTGAACAACCAAGTCATAATGATGCAAAACCAGGTGTTAATGCAACAAATGGCAGCTCAAGGGCAAGGTGGACATATAGCTGGATCTGCTTATCCAATGGGAACTAATCCTGGTTACCCCATGGGTCCTGCTGCAGGCTATCCTATGGGTTCAGCTGCAGGTTTTACTATGGGTCCAACAACAGGCTATCAAATGGGTCCAACAACAGGCTATCAAATGGGCCCAACAGGTTATTCTATGGGTCCGACAGCAGGTTATCCAATGGGACCAGGTCTTCCTCCTCCCGAGCAGCAGTTTCCTGGACCGTATCCACAGCCAGAAGCTTCATACCCATCAGGACCAACTGGACTATCATCAGAtgttaaaattgatttaaatcaGCCACCAGAACAGCCATCTGCTCCTCCACCATCTTATGATAGTGTCACTAAACAGTGA
- the LOC139519351 gene encoding uncharacterized protein isoform X1, with protein MADSSTQEGSDSKEVFQRFMIIGILEIIFGSSLLICGIAGVVYGDGGYFGPPYFTGSFITGVFFLLKGMYFINLYKKGTSGSAALAQLLSCSTAIIMFGFMACIMGIVFSSMSGVYSSCDRSWFPDSDIACDSNIGKYKSVAIPILILVILCAVLNIYTLFYLCSNQSKFGVNFRMGRMTTQQMALNNQVIMMQNQVLMQQMAAQGQGGHIAGSAYPMGTNPGYPMGPAAGYPMGSAAGFTMGPTTGYQMGPTTGYQMGPTGYSMGPTAGYPMGPGLPPPEQQFPGPYPQPEASYPSGPTGLSSDVKIDLNQPPEQPSAPPPSYDSVTKQ; from the exons GTTCAGATAGCAAGGAAGTATTTCAGAGGTTTATGATAATTGGTATTTTAGAAATAATATTTGGCAGTTCCTTACTGATTTGTGGAATAGCAGGTGTTGTATATGGAGATGGAGGATATTTTGGTCCTCCATATTTTACTGGATCATTTATTACAGGTGTCTTT tttctACTGAAAGGAATGTATTTCATTAACTTATACAAGAAAGGAACATCAGGTTCAGCGGCTCTAGCTCAATTG ttatctTGTAGTACAGCTATAATTATGTTTGGTTTCATGGCCTGTATTATGGGGATTGTCTTTTCATCTATGTCGGGAGTATATTCAAGTTGCGATAGAAGCTGGTTCCCAGATTCAGACATAGCATGTGATTCTAATATAGGAAAGTATAAAAGTGTTGCTATACCTATATTGATTCTTGTGATTCTTTGTGCAGTTTTGAACATTTATACACTATTTTATCTATGCTCAAATCAAAGTAAATTTGGTGTAAACTTTCGTATGGGTAGAATGACCACTCAACAAATGGCACTGAACAACCAAGTCATAATGATGCAAAACCAGGTGTTAATGCAACAAATGGCAGCTCAAGGGCAAGGTGGACATATAGCTGGATCTGCTTATCCAATGGGAACTAATCCTGGTTACCCCATGGGTCCTGCTGCAGGCTATCCTATGGGTTCAGCTGCAGGTTTTACTATGGGTCCAACAACAGGCTATCAAATGGGTCCAACAACAGGCTATCAAATGGGCCCAACAGGTTATTCTATGGGTCCGACAGCAGGTTATCCAATGGGACCAGGTCTTCCTCCTCCCGAGCAGCAGTTTCCTGGACCGTATCCACAGCCAGAAGCTTCATACCCATCAGGACCAACTGGACTATCATCAGAtgttaaaattgatttaaatcaGCCACCAGAACAGCCATCTGCTCCTCCACCATCTTATGATAGTGTCACTAAACAGTGA